A genomic window from Silene latifolia isolate original U9 population chromosome 11, ASM4854445v1, whole genome shotgun sequence includes:
- the LOC141614279 gene encoding uncharacterized protein LOC141614279, with amino-acid sequence MDKESIEENAHLVCGTFLVNSHPCFVLFDSGATHSFVSKSRVSTLDLGEGELANDDVSLPTGESIMCSKVYKELPVLVHEKKIPVNVFEFPFEGFEVILGIDWLSKHKANIDCHLKEMRGPKSTKVSYMGYLVKPKVKIISVMTLKTCLKKGFPMLFCHVWDTSMERLQAQEIQVVGEFEDVFPKEFPGLPPPREVEFGVDLKPGAGPISKASYRMGPKEL; translated from the coding sequence ATGGATAAAGAAAGCATCGAAGAGAATGCTCATCTTGTCtgcggtacatttcttgttaattctcatccttgttttgttttatttgacTCGGGAGCCACCCATTCTTTCGTGTCTAAGAGTCGTGTGTCAACCCTAGATTTGGGAGAGGGTGAGTTAGCAAACGATGATGTGTCCTTACCTACTGGAGAGTCTATTATGTGTTCAAAGGTGTATAAAGAGCTGCCGGTCTTAGTACATGAAAAAAAAATTCCAGTaaatgtttttgaatttcctTTTGAGGGGTTCGAAGTAATATTAGGAATAGATTGGCTAAGTAAGCACAAAGCCAATATAGATTGTCATCTAAAGGAAATGAGAGGACCCAAGAGTACTAAGGTGTCGTACATGGGTTATTTGGTCAAGCCCAAGGTGAAAATCATTTCGGTGATGACCTTAAAGACGTGTTTGAAAAAGGGTTTTCCTATGCTTTTCTGTCATGTGTGGGACACTAGTATGGAAAGACTGCAAGCTCAAGAAATACAAGTAGTGGGAGAATTCGAGGATGTATTTCCGAAGGAATTCCCCGGATTACCTCCACCAAGGGAAGTAGAGTTTGGGGTGGACTTGAAACCGGGGGcaggaccaatctctaaggcctcaTACCGGATGGGTCCAAAGGAGTTATAA